The following proteins are encoded in a genomic region of Sorangiineae bacterium MSr12523:
- a CDS encoding glycosyltransferase family 4 protein, which produces MKHVLFVSKPIVPPWHDGSKNLVRDIAMHLTRARPTVMTTERAAPLGGRVVSDPIYREPGGFSPGVLTNARVVRRLLSDRGHDVWHFVFAPNVASSTAARVSIATRRTLGWNGHVVQTIASAPRRFELAPSLLFGDAVVALTEWTRARLLAEGVEGSKLRVIPPCSAAPRAVAPAEITQLREELDLGSGPILLYPGDYEVSHGAETVARSVAAIVRAVPEARVVFACRPKTPRAQEARASVERILADAHLLHRTRHVGQMADIIPLLAAASAVLFPVDDLYGKVDLPIVLLEALSLGIPMILARGGPLEALSAADFVDPGDADALARTAVAILRDGSDRPQRARALYAERFAPPVVAALYDELYEQLRR; this is translated from the coding sequence TTGAAACACGTCCTGTTCGTCTCGAAGCCCATCGTGCCGCCGTGGCACGATGGCTCGAAAAACCTGGTTCGCGACATCGCAATGCACCTTACGCGTGCGCGGCCCACGGTGATGACGACGGAACGGGCGGCGCCGCTGGGCGGGCGCGTCGTGTCGGATCCCATTTATCGGGAGCCGGGTGGCTTCTCGCCCGGCGTGCTCACCAATGCGCGCGTCGTGCGGCGTCTCTTGTCCGATCGCGGGCATGACGTGTGGCACTTCGTCTTCGCGCCCAACGTGGCCTCCTCGACCGCGGCGCGCGTGTCGATTGCAACTCGGCGCACGCTCGGCTGGAACGGGCACGTCGTGCAGACCATTGCCAGTGCCCCGCGTCGCTTCGAGCTCGCGCCCTCGTTGCTCTTCGGCGACGCCGTCGTCGCCCTCACCGAGTGGACGCGCGCGCGCCTTCTCGCCGAGGGCGTCGAGGGCTCGAAACTGCGCGTCATCCCGCCGTGCAGCGCCGCACCTCGGGCCGTGGCGCCGGCCGAAATCACGCAGCTTCGTGAGGAGCTCGACCTGGGCTCTGGGCCCATTCTCCTCTACCCAGGCGATTACGAGGTTTCGCACGGCGCCGAAACCGTGGCCCGTTCCGTGGCCGCCATCGTGCGGGCGGTGCCCGAGGCGCGCGTCGTCTTCGCGTGCCGCCCGAAAACGCCGCGCGCGCAGGAGGCCCGGGCCAGCGTCGAACGCATCTTGGCCGACGCCCACCTCCTCCACCGCACGCGCCACGTCGGCCAGATGGCCGATATCATCCCGCTCCTCGCCGCCGCCTCGGCCGTGCTTTTCCCGGTGGATGATCTCTACGGCAAAGTCGACCTGCCCATCGTCCTGCTCGAGGCCCTGTCCCTGGGCATTCCGATGATCCTCGCCCGCGGCGGCCCGCTCGAGGCACTTTCCGCCGCCGATTTCGTCGACCCCGGCGATGCCGATGCCCTTGCCCGAACGGCGGTCGCCATCCTTCGCGACGGCTCGGATCGTCCCCAGCGCGCCCGCGCCCTTTATGCGGAGCGCTTCGCCCCGCCCGTCGTGGCCGCGCTCTACGACGAGCTCTACGAACAGCTCCGGCGCTGA
- a CDS encoding protein kinase: MSDASRSSSNLAPLVMGTVINDRYEIRQSLGKGGMGEVFLAYDRATQQPVALKIVREESRMPGDDEALRQELLHARSVSHPNVCRVHDLSPSAYGPILVMEHITGQTLHTHIRRKKAQGGYTSDEFRRLAHDIASGVAAIHAQGLVHGDLKPGNVMVTSDPDGGLGKAMVLDFGFAKERARVIGRRPGAPPDGGTPNYMAPERIRSGGASPEDDVYALGLTLWEMWTCRVPEPGYKPRSKPMRAQIMFDVPAGLSIDEIKQVFRCLSDDPQQRLPARHMRFFNPVTLTTNPIQVPRERLDPGPPPGRSATAQFSPGQQALLSTYATNASECVGDLYSLEKPTITIGRRSDNDLVVPEATVSGQHAQLRWQNGTWVVEDLGSTNGTYVDHTYERRKQVNLMHGGEVQLGELRFKLVSFAPGSVGHKRARVYLAKRDGLTQLLSRDQLLKMLDEEAQFAEWVDAPLTVARYELRGPNRLVSDRPTILEMLAFRRAATRVVELTDMLLLSLIAVTAGRTGPLRFVVAMTGPGPQEARNLVEQVVQQVQVMLPDGLDLVASIARYEPGVNVRTLVDPQS, from the coding sequence GTGTCCGACGCGTCGCGGAGTAGCAGCAATCTTGCCCCCTTGGTGATGGGGACGGTCATCAACGACCGCTATGAAATTCGCCAGAGCCTCGGAAAAGGGGGAATGGGCGAGGTCTTTCTTGCGTACGACCGTGCCACCCAGCAGCCCGTCGCCCTGAAAATCGTGCGCGAGGAATCGCGCATGCCCGGCGATGACGAGGCGTTGCGTCAGGAGCTCCTCCACGCCCGCTCGGTCAGTCATCCCAACGTCTGCCGCGTGCACGATCTTTCGCCGTCGGCGTACGGGCCAATCCTGGTGATGGAGCACATCACCGGACAGACCCTGCACACGCATATTCGCCGAAAGAAAGCCCAGGGCGGTTACACATCCGATGAGTTTCGCCGCCTTGCCCACGACATTGCGTCGGGGGTGGCCGCCATCCATGCCCAAGGCCTCGTCCACGGCGATCTGAAGCCGGGGAACGTCATGGTCACGTCGGATCCCGACGGAGGCCTCGGTAAGGCGATGGTCCTCGACTTCGGCTTCGCCAAAGAGCGCGCACGCGTGATCGGGCGAAGGCCCGGCGCCCCGCCCGACGGCGGCACGCCGAATTACATGGCGCCCGAGCGTATTCGGTCTGGCGGCGCCTCGCCGGAGGACGACGTCTACGCGCTCGGCCTCACGCTCTGGGAAATGTGGACGTGCCGCGTCCCCGAGCCCGGCTACAAGCCGCGCTCCAAGCCGATGCGCGCGCAGATCATGTTCGACGTGCCCGCGGGCCTGTCGATCGACGAGATCAAGCAGGTCTTCCGTTGCCTCTCGGACGACCCGCAGCAGCGCCTCCCCGCGCGCCATATGCGCTTTTTCAACCCGGTTACGCTCACGACGAACCCCATCCAGGTTCCGCGCGAGCGTCTCGATCCGGGCCCGCCGCCCGGCCGGAGCGCAACCGCGCAATTTTCTCCGGGGCAGCAGGCGCTGCTCTCCACGTACGCCACCAACGCTTCCGAGTGCGTCGGCGATCTATACAGCCTCGAGAAGCCGACCATCACCATCGGGCGTCGTTCGGACAACGATCTCGTCGTGCCCGAGGCCACGGTGAGCGGTCAGCACGCGCAGCTCCGCTGGCAAAACGGAACCTGGGTCGTCGAAGATTTGGGCTCCACCAACGGCACCTACGTCGATCACACCTACGAGCGCCGCAAGCAGGTCAACCTGATGCACGGCGGGGAAGTGCAGCTCGGCGAGCTGCGTTTCAAGCTCGTGAGCTTTGCCCCTGGCAGCGTCGGTCACAAACGCGCCCGCGTGTACCTCGCCAAGCGCGACGGGCTCACGCAGCTTCTCTCGCGCGACCAGCTCCTCAAGATGCTCGACGAGGAGGCGCAGTTCGCGGAATGGGTCGATGCGCCGCTCACCGTCGCACGCTACGAGCTGCGGGGGCCGAATCGCCTCGTCTCCGACCGGCCGACCATCCTCGAGATGCTCGCCTTCCGCCGTGCCGCCACCCGCGTGGTGGAGCTCACGGACATGCTTCTTCTGTCGCTCATCGCCGTGACGGCAGGACGCACGGGCCCACTGCGGTTCGTCGTGGCCATGACCGGCCCCGGGCCGCAGGAAGCGCGCAACCTCGTCGAGCAGGTCGTGCAGCAAGTCCAGGTCATGCTTCCGGACGGGCTCGATCTGGTGGCGTCCATCGCGCGTTACGAGCCGGGGGTCAACGTTCGCACGCTCGTCGATCCGCAGTCGTAA
- the alaS gene encoding alanine--tRNA ligase → MSTVGGEKILHPASEVRRTFLEFFGKRGHEVCASGPLVPANDPTLMFANAGMVQFKDVFTGKDVRPYKRATSSQKCIRISGKHNDLENVGVTARHHTFFEMLGNFSFGDYFKEEAIAYAWDLLTNVYGLPKDRLVVSVFGGEGGIAADDEARAIWRKVTGFGDERIFGLGMKDNFWQMGDTGPCGPCSEIHYYLGAPGESPDLARFNEEPNEAGHGWMEIWNLVFMQFERSLGPDGQALLEKLPAPCVDTGMGLERIASVLQGKFSNYDSDLMRALVDKAASISGKAYRASQADDDVSMRVIADHARTTAFLMAEGVLPDRNGREYVLRRVMRRAIRHGHRLGIERPFLHEVALEVVKLMGEQYPELVRRKDLIATQAEQEEIRFRQTLERGLRILDEEIATVRTAGANTLPGPTAFKLYDTYGFPVDLTEVIAAERGINVDKEGYDKALEEQRLRSQESKLNDEAVVESVWREAIGAVGGAVRFTGYDHEEGEGKVVAIVQGSTLVPSAKSGDAVAIITDVTPFYGEAGGQVGDRGGIRGKGGAFTVEDTQKPIEGLIAHRGKVTAGEIKVGDVVELEVDHERRTATRRNHSATHLLHWALRQVLGEQAAQKGSLVGPDRLRFDFSHGRAVTPEEITRIEDLVNAKILTDAPIETEVLSMDQARAKGAIAIFEEKYGDVVRVLTMTRDSVELCGGTHAHALGEIGLFKILSEGGVAAGVRRLEAATGLNALAQFRQMEKTLRTVAQFARSGLADVADKVEKLATHERQLEKEIQDLKRKIATGGTSGGGLDELTRSAREIPGGKVLAVKVDTDDPATLREMAEKLRDKLGQAVVLVGAVKGPKASLVLTVSKSLIDRYKAGDLIRPVAKIIGGSGGGRPDMAQAGGTVTDKLDEALSSLYTAIA, encoded by the coding sequence ATGAGCACCGTGGGCGGCGAAAAAATCCTGCATCCCGCGTCGGAAGTCCGGCGCACGTTTCTCGAGTTCTTTGGCAAGAGGGGGCACGAAGTCTGTGCCAGCGGCCCGCTGGTGCCCGCCAACGATCCCACGCTGATGTTCGCCAACGCCGGCATGGTCCAGTTCAAGGACGTGTTCACCGGCAAGGACGTTCGCCCGTACAAGCGCGCCACCTCCAGCCAGAAGTGCATCCGCATCTCCGGCAAGCACAACGATCTCGAGAACGTGGGCGTCACCGCACGCCACCACACCTTCTTCGAGATGCTCGGCAACTTCAGCTTTGGCGACTACTTCAAGGAAGAGGCCATCGCGTACGCTTGGGATCTGCTCACCAACGTCTACGGCCTCCCGAAGGACCGCCTCGTGGTCAGCGTCTTCGGCGGCGAAGGCGGCATCGCGGCGGACGACGAGGCTCGGGCCATCTGGCGCAAGGTCACCGGCTTTGGCGACGAGCGCATCTTCGGCCTCGGCATGAAGGACAACTTCTGGCAGATGGGCGACACCGGTCCCTGCGGCCCGTGCTCCGAGATTCACTATTACCTCGGCGCTCCAGGTGAGAGCCCCGATCTCGCCCGCTTCAACGAAGAGCCCAACGAAGCCGGCCACGGCTGGATGGAGATCTGGAACCTGGTCTTCATGCAGTTCGAGCGGAGCCTCGGCCCCGACGGCCAAGCCCTCCTCGAGAAGCTGCCCGCGCCGTGCGTCGACACCGGTATGGGCCTCGAGCGCATCGCCAGCGTCCTTCAGGGCAAGTTCTCCAATTACGACAGCGACTTGATGCGCGCGCTCGTCGACAAGGCCGCATCCATCTCGGGCAAGGCCTATCGCGCCTCGCAAGCGGACGACGACGTCTCGATGCGCGTCATCGCCGACCACGCGCGCACCACGGCTTTTCTCATGGCCGAGGGCGTCCTGCCCGATCGCAACGGCCGCGAGTACGTTCTTCGCCGCGTCATGCGCCGCGCGATCCGACATGGTCACCGCCTCGGCATCGAGCGCCCGTTCCTGCACGAGGTTGCGCTCGAGGTGGTGAAACTCATGGGCGAGCAGTACCCCGAGCTCGTTCGCCGCAAGGACCTCATCGCGACGCAAGCCGAGCAAGAAGAGATTCGCTTTCGGCAGACGCTCGAGCGCGGCCTTCGCATCCTCGACGAGGAAATCGCCACCGTTCGCACCGCCGGGGCGAACACCTTGCCCGGCCCCACGGCGTTCAAGCTTTACGACACGTACGGCTTCCCGGTCGACCTCACCGAGGTCATCGCGGCCGAGCGCGGAATCAACGTCGACAAGGAGGGCTACGACAAGGCCTTGGAGGAGCAGCGCCTTCGCAGCCAGGAATCGAAACTCAACGACGAAGCCGTCGTCGAATCCGTGTGGCGCGAAGCCATCGGCGCCGTGGGCGGTGCCGTGCGCTTCACCGGCTACGATCACGAAGAAGGCGAGGGGAAGGTCGTCGCCATCGTCCAGGGCAGCACTCTGGTCCCGTCGGCGAAATCCGGCGACGCGGTGGCGATCATCACGGACGTCACGCCGTTCTACGGTGAGGCGGGCGGCCAAGTCGGCGATCGCGGTGGCATCCGTGGCAAGGGCGGTGCGTTCACGGTAGAGGACACGCAGAAGCCCATCGAGGGCCTCATCGCCCACCGCGGCAAGGTTACCGCGGGCGAAATCAAGGTCGGCGATGTCGTCGAGCTCGAGGTCGATCACGAGCGTCGCACGGCCACGCGCCGCAATCACTCGGCCACGCACTTGCTCCACTGGGCGCTTCGCCAGGTACTCGGCGAGCAGGCTGCGCAAAAGGGCTCGCTCGTGGGGCCCGATCGCCTTCGCTTCGACTTCTCGCACGGCCGCGCGGTGACCCCCGAAGAGATCACCCGCATCGAAGACCTGGTCAACGCGAAGATCCTCACCGACGCCCCCATCGAGACCGAGGTCCTCTCCATGGACCAAGCGCGGGCCAAAGGCGCGATCGCCATCTTCGAAGAGAAGTACGGCGACGTCGTGCGTGTCCTCACGATGACCCGCGACTCCGTCGAGCTATGCGGAGGCACGCACGCCCACGCGCTGGGCGAGATTGGCCTGTTCAAGATCCTCAGCGAGGGCGGCGTCGCCGCCGGCGTTCGCCGCCTCGAGGCTGCGACCGGTCTCAACGCGCTCGCGCAGTTCCGCCAAATGGAGAAGACCCTCCGCACCGTCGCGCAGTTCGCCCGCAGCGGCCTCGCGGACGTCGCCGACAAAGTCGAAAAGCTCGCCACGCACGAGCGCCAGCTCGAAAAAGAGATCCAAGATCTGAAGCGCAAGATCGCCACCGGCGGTACGTCCGGCGGTGGCCTCGACGAGCTCACGCGCAGCGCGCGCGAGATCCCCGGCGGCAAGGTCCTCGCCGTCAAAGTCGACACGGACGATCCCGCGACCCTGCGCGAAATGGCCGAGAAGCTCCGCGACAAACTCGGCCAAGCCGTCGTGCTCGTCGGCGCCGTCAAAGGCCCGAAAGCCTCGCTCGTCCTCACCGTCTCGAAGTCGCTGATCGATCGCTACAAGGCCGGCGACCTCATTCGCCCCGTGGCCAAGATCATCGGAGGCTCCGGCGGCGGCCGTCCCGATATGGCCCAAGCAGGTGGGACAGTGACCGACAAACTCGATGAGGCATTGAGCAGCCTCTACACTGCCATCGCATAA